A window from Roseburia sp. 499 encodes these proteins:
- a CDS encoding ABC transporter permease, with protein MRKAIKIYAPFSINELKRQMAYKGAFYLFILISTFGSFISYYLWMAVYGSSESAVLGGLTQNEMVVYIFMTYVTSTIVTISISDWVSEDIVKGTVSMNLIKPIDYRMSLIARAMGDMIYRFLFPGVIIWIGLEIYKVQVLGMKVTGILTILTYIISAAMSFLIFVLFDFCFGMIAFFTTYIFGMLMAKEALLSFLTGQLIPLSFFPAGVQKVFDFLPFSSMIYTPVMIYLGKYSGSELGFVLLRQAVWVVLLYALGSLIWKKVTSRLVVLGG; from the coding sequence ATGAGAAAAGCGATAAAGATTTATGCGCCTTTTTCCATCAATGAATTGAAACGGCAGATGGCATATAAAGGAGCGTTTTATCTGTTTATCCTTATCAGCACCTTTGGTTCTTTTATTAGTTACTATCTGTGGATGGCGGTGTATGGAAGTTCTGAAAGCGCAGTGCTGGGAGGATTGACGCAAAATGAAATGGTAGTTTATATCTTTATGACCTATGTAACAAGCACTATTGTTACCATTTCGATTTCGGATTGGGTTAGTGAAGATATTGTAAAAGGTACGGTATCTATGAATTTAATCAAGCCTATTGATTACCGCATGAGTCTGATTGCAAGGGCAATGGGAGATATGATTTATCGTTTTCTATTTCCGGGTGTCATCATATGGATCGGGCTGGAAATATATAAGGTACAAGTGCTTGGAATGAAGGTAACGGGAATTCTTACCATTCTGACTTATATCATAAGCGCGGCAATGAGTTTTTTGATTTTTGTGCTGTTTGATTTTTGCTTTGGTATGATAGCATTTTTTACTACTTACATATTTGGTATGTTAATGGCGAAGGAAGCACTGTTAAGTTTTCTAACGGGACAGTTGATTCCGCTCAGTTTCTTTCCGGCAGGAGTGCAGAAGGTGTTTGATTTTCTACCATTTTCTTCTATGATATATACACCCGTTATGATATATCTGGGAAAATATTCCGGAAGTGAGTTGGGATTTGTGTTGTTACGTCAGGCAGTCTGGGTAGTTCTGTTGTATGCTTTGGGAAGTCTGATATGGAAGAAAGTTACTAGTCGTCTGGTAGTATTGGGAGGATAA
- a CDS encoding ABC transporter ATP-binding protein — protein sequence MIEVKNISKDFVSAKKYPGLKGAIKGLFSNEKVVKNAVKGISFSIADGEIVGYIGSNGAGKSTTIKMMTGILNPTDGECLVNGVNPSKNRKANAQNIGVVFGQRTQLWWDLPLSESFAILKEIYNVSDEDYQERMEFLNRVLELDKFFHSPVRTLSLGQRMRADLGAALLHNPKVLYLDEPTIGLDLVVKDNIRDAIREINQKYNTTVILTTHDIEDIEELCSRIIIIDEGKKIYDGSLIDLKEEYGTMRTVTMEVKSVEKLQELNLAQEFGTTTEQCSLELDRENNTCLVMFDKHQIQVPQILSRIMELTEVKDVQIQETELAEIVKAIYRHENGEENK from the coding sequence ATGATTGAGGTAAAAAATATTTCAAAGGACTTTGTGTCTGCCAAAAAGTATCCGGGACTTAAGGGTGCGATAAAGGGATTATTTTCAAATGAAAAAGTAGTAAAGAATGCAGTGAAAGGAATTTCCTTTTCTATTGCAGATGGAGAAATTGTAGGGTACATAGGGAGTAATGGGGCAGGGAAGTCAACCACCATTAAAATGATGACGGGAATTCTGAATCCAACCGATGGGGAATGTTTGGTAAATGGAGTGAATCCCAGTAAGAATCGAAAAGCAAATGCACAGAATATCGGAGTTGTATTTGGGCAGCGAACCCAGTTGTGGTGGGATTTACCGTTAAGTGAGTCTTTTGCTATTTTGAAGGAGATTTATAATGTCTCAGATGAGGATTATCAGGAACGAATGGAATTTTTGAACCGTGTATTGGAGCTTGATAAGTTTTTTCATTCACCGGTTCGTACATTGTCCTTGGGACAGCGTATGCGTGCCGATTTGGGGGCAGCATTATTGCATAATCCTAAGGTACTTTACTTAGATGAGCCAACGATTGGATTGGATCTGGTAGTAAAGGATAATATCAGGGATGCAATCCGTGAGATTAATCAGAAGTATAATACAACGGTTATTTTGACGACTCATGATATTGAGGATATTGAAGAATTATGCAGTAGAATTATCATTATTGATGAAGGAAAGAAGATTTACGATGGTTCCCTCATAGATTTAAAAGAAGAATATGGAACGATGCGGACGGTTACTATGGAAGTAAAATCTGTAGAAAAATTGCAGGAGTTAAATCTGGCACAGGAATTTGGCACTACAACGGAACAGTGTAGTCTGGAACTTGATCGAGAAAATAACACCTGTCTGGTAATGTTTGACAAGCATCAGATACAGGTTCCACAGATATTATCCCGTATTATGGAGCTTACAGAGGTCAAGGATGTGCAGATACAGGAAACAGAACTGGCGGAGATAGTAAAAGCGATTTACCGTCACGAAAATGGGGAGGAAAACAAATGA
- the rsgA gene encoding ribosome small subunit-dependent GTPase A, with protein sequence MNGIVIAVHRERYEVKTEEQKLYARLKSGVYYNQGTEKFPTVGDRVELQFYPNGDSMITKTLERKSYFSRQDPDVGMGEQVVAANFDYVFLVMSLNQNFNLDRLERYLAQAWQSGGTPVVILTKADLCEDLQEKMMQVEKIAPGVDIHAVSSVTGKGMEEVQAYLKVGKSVVLLGSSGVGKSTLVNVLAGEEVMETGEIRLADDKGKHTTTHRQMIELPQGAIIIDTPGMRELGIWEAQDGMSQAFSEIEELISRCRFSNCSHGNEPGCAVHAALEDGSLDKKRWIRYQKLEKENRMRAARNQLAEKRQQKKNKCLHYKNKYDSIESSNV encoded by the coding sequence ATGAACGGGATTGTAATTGCAGTACATAGAGAACGGTACGAAGTAAAAACAGAAGAACAAAAATTATATGCAAGGTTAAAAAGTGGAGTTTATTATAATCAGGGAACAGAAAAATTTCCAACAGTAGGAGATAGAGTAGAACTTCAATTTTATCCAAATGGAGATAGTATGATAACGAAAACACTGGAGCGTAAATCATATTTTTCCAGACAGGACCCTGATGTTGGTATGGGAGAACAGGTAGTTGCTGCAAATTTTGATTATGTTTTTCTGGTTATGTCGCTTAATCAGAATTTTAATCTGGATAGATTGGAGCGTTATCTGGCGCAAGCATGGCAAAGTGGAGGAACTCCGGTAGTGATTCTTACAAAGGCAGATTTGTGTGAAGATTTGCAGGAAAAAATGATGCAGGTGGAAAAAATAGCACCTGGGGTTGATATTCACGCAGTGAGTTCTGTTACAGGAAAAGGGATGGAAGAGGTACAGGCATATTTAAAAGTGGGAAAAAGTGTTGTGCTTCTAGGTTCTTCAGGAGTTGGAAAGTCCACCTTGGTTAATGTTTTAGCCGGAGAAGAAGTTATGGAAACGGGCGAGATTCGTCTGGCGGATGATAAGGGAAAACATACCACTACTCACAGGCAAATGATAGAATTACCACAGGGAGCGATAATCATTGATACACCCGGAATGCGGGAACTTGGAATTTGGGAAGCCCAGGATGGGATGAGTCAGGCTTTTTCAGAAATTGAAGAGTTGATTTCGAGGTGTCGTTTTTCGAATTGCAGCCATGGGAATGAGCCGGGATGCGCAGTGCATGCGGCATTAGAAGATGGAAGTCTTGATAAAAAACGTTGGATTCGTTATCAAAAGCTGGAAAAAGAAAATCGGATGAGGGCGGCCCGAAATCAGCTTGCAGAAAAACGACAACAAAAAAAGAACAAATGTTTGCACTATAAGAATAAGTATGATAGTATAGAGAGCAGTAATGTATAA
- the pfkB gene encoding 1-phosphofructokinase, translating to MIYTVTFNPSLDYIVSVDDFILGKVNRTSKELIYPGGKGINVSLVLKNLGMESTALGFTAGFTGMEIEQALQRWGCHTDFIRIPDGTSRINIKLRAKEETEINGQGPEISKEALEQLYQKLDAMTSEDVLVLAGSIPGSMPTSGYELIMERVAKKKMKVAVDATGDLLLNVLKYHPFLIKPNNHELEEIFHVPMDGNDTIIIYARKLQEMGARNVLISLAGDGAILISEDGEVRQSPAPKGKVVNSVGAGDSMVAGFLAGFLTTGEYEEAFRMGIATGSASAFSERLATKAEVEEILKQF from the coding sequence ATGATATATACTGTTACATTTAATCCATCTTTGGATTATATCGTAAGTGTAGATGATTTTATTTTGGGAAAGGTAAATCGAACTTCAAAGGAATTGATATACCCAGGCGGAAAGGGAATCAATGTTTCTCTGGTGCTTAAAAATCTTGGGATGGAAAGTACGGCTCTTGGATTTACGGCAGGATTTACCGGAATGGAAATTGAGCAGGCATTACAGCGCTGGGGATGTCATACGGATTTTATAAGGATTCCGGATGGAACGTCTCGTATTAATATAAAACTTCGGGCCAAGGAGGAAACAGAGATTAACGGGCAGGGGCCTGAGATTTCCAAGGAAGCATTGGAACAACTGTACCAAAAATTGGATGCTATGACATCTGAGGATGTATTGGTATTGGCTGGAAGTATTCCGGGCAGTATGCCGACTTCCGGTTATGAATTGATTATGGAACGGGTAGCGAAAAAGAAAATGAAAGTGGCAGTGGATGCTACGGGAGATTTACTGTTAAACGTATTGAAATATCACCCGTTTTTGATTAAGCCCAATAACCATGAGTTGGAAGAAATTTTTCATGTCCCTATGGATGGTAATGACACCATTATTATTTATGCAAGGAAGTTACAAGAAATGGGGGCTCGAAATGTATTGATTTCCTTGGCGGGAGATGGGGCGATTCTGATATCTGAAGATGGAGAAGTAAGACAAAGTCCGGCACCAAAGGGAAAGGTAGTGAATTCTGTGGGAGCAGGAGATTCCATGGTGGCAGGATTTCTTGCGGGATTCCTTACTACGGGAGAATACGAAGAAGCTTTCCGTATGGGAATAGCAACGGGAAGTGCAAGTGCATTTTCAGAACGTTTGGCAACCAAAGCGGAAGTGGAAGAAATTTTAAAACAATTTTAA
- a CDS encoding deoxyguanosinetriphosphate triphosphohydrolase, which translates to MEWKQLLCEERMRSFKKNGSNDLRSEYEKDYHRIIGSASFRRLQDKTQVFPLDKSDFIRTRLTHSMEVSSFGKSLGQNISQRILKEQKDEGFLPEYQGYICDILQCAGLLHDIGNPPFGHFGETAIRDWFRENLPKKMFQLPEMERPVPVSEMLKEQMKQDFYHFEGNTQALRLVTKLHYLVDENGMNLTKALLGTIIKYPVSSLEIKATPHIKNKKMGYYYAERELFEDLQQSLGTNGNRHPLAFVLEAADDIAYKTADIEDAVKKGCITYEQLVEELGLAEEKITEDSRKEAFHKMVESLKSKYDRAQKRGLQNAKSNAVQNWIIFVQGWMINAATNCFIEHYEEIMNGTYGASGEDLFFGTDGEYMMKALGDIAFRYAFQTKPILKLEIAAQSIFDFLLDKFTDAAIYFDTERELTDVQQKMMALVSDNYIAIYRHFSQDVSEEEKLYLRLLLVTDHICGMTDSYAKRLYQELKGID; encoded by the coding sequence ATGGAATGGAAACAACTGCTTTGTGAGGAACGTATGCGCAGTTTTAAGAAGAATGGATCGAATGATTTGCGTTCTGAATATGAAAAGGATTATCATCGCATTATTGGAAGTGCGTCTTTTCGTAGACTTCAGGATAAGACGCAGGTGTTTCCGCTGGATAAGAGTGATTTTATTCGAACCAGATTGACACATTCCATGGAAGTATCCTCCTTCGGAAAGTCTTTGGGACAGAATATCAGCCAGCGGATTTTAAAAGAGCAGAAGGATGAAGGATTTTTGCCGGAATATCAAGGGTACATCTGTGATATTTTGCAGTGTGCCGGGCTTTTGCACGATATTGGCAATCCGCCATTTGGACATTTTGGGGAAACTGCGATTCGTGACTGGTTTCGAGAAAATCTCCCTAAGAAAATGTTTCAATTACCGGAAATGGAAAGACCGGTGCCGGTAAGCGAGATGTTAAAAGAGCAGATGAAGCAGGATTTTTATCATTTTGAAGGAAATACGCAAGCGCTACGGCTGGTAACGAAACTTCATTATCTTGTGGATGAGAATGGTATGAATCTTACAAAAGCATTGCTGGGGACAATTATAAAATATCCGGTATCTTCTTTGGAGATAAAAGCCACACCTCACATTAAAAACAAAAAAATGGGCTATTATTATGCAGAACGGGAATTATTCGAAGATTTGCAGCAAAGCCTTGGAACCAATGGAAATCGTCATCCATTGGCTTTTGTGTTGGAAGCAGCAGACGATATTGCTTATAAAACAGCAGATATTGAAGATGCTGTGAAAAAGGGATGTATTACATATGAACAATTAGTAGAAGAATTAGGGCTTGCAGAAGAAAAAATAACAGAAGACAGCCGAAAAGAGGCTTTTCATAAAATGGTGGAAAGCTTAAAATCCAAGTATGATCGAGCACAGAAACGTGGACTTCAGAATGCGAAAAGTAATGCAGTTCAGAACTGGATTATATTTGTGCAGGGATGGATGATAAATGCTGCAACCAATTGTTTCATAGAACATTATGAGGAAATTATGAATGGAACGTATGGTGCGAGCGGAGAAGATTTGTTTTTCGGTACAGACGGGGAATATATGATGAAAGCGCTGGGAGATATTGCATTCCGCTATGCTTTTCAGACGAAGCCTATTCTGAAATTGGAGATAGCAGCACAGTCTATTTTTGATTTCTTATTAGACAAATTTACAGATGCGGCAATTTATTTTGATACGGAACGGGAACTGACAGATGTACAGCAAAAAATGATGGCGTTAGTTTCCGATAATTATATTGCAATTTATCGTCATTTTTCTCAAGATGTAAGTGAAGAGGAAAAACTGTATCTGCGGTTGTTATTGGTGACAGATCATATTTGTGGTATGACAGATAGTTATGCGAAACGCCTGTATCAGGAACTAAAGGGAATTGACTAG
- a CDS encoding DUF3783 domain-containing protein, with translation MRETVLLFNFTDREKRNKVTRALFPLKLKIKEIEKKDYLQPIGYLAGNKEISPSEGEYEGEELEGEMLVMAGLTSARIDMVLKALRRSGAGSIPYKASMTPTNQHWNPVQLFKEIKEEHEKMHGKGE, from the coding sequence ATGAGAGAAACTGTACTGTTGTTCAATTTTACAGACAGAGAGAAGCGGAATAAGGTCACAAGGGCCTTATTCCCTTTGAAGTTAAAGATAAAAGAAATAGAGAAAAAGGATTACCTGCAGCCCATTGGATATCTGGCAGGAAATAAAGAGATTTCTCCTTCCGAAGGGGAATATGAGGGAGAAGAGTTAGAAGGTGAAATGTTGGTAATGGCAGGACTTACCAGTGCCAGAATCGATATGGTATTAAAGGCACTTCGAAGAAGTGGTGCGGGAAGTATTCCATATAAGGCGTCTATGACACCAACCAATCAGCATTGGAATCCGGTACAGCTTTTCAAAGAAATCAAAGAGGAACATGAAAAAATGCATGGGAAGGGGGAATAA
- a CDS encoding LiaF transmembrane domain-containing protein — protein MRKGKNIFWGLLFILGAVFILVNKLGYFEGISIVTVIFTIIIAGALIDGIFHRSFGGILFSLAFLCILYDEPLGIENLTPWPVLAAALCGTIGLNMIFKEKKRNWKCEKHFEWDNETYKDIIDEESDEWVRCEVSFSSATKYINSTNFKKADLESSFGSLMVYFDNAILDGGRAAVSVDVSFGDMKLYIPKSWKVVMNLDSSFGGCKEHGTCSMSDENVLMINGDVSFGALEIYYI, from the coding sequence ATGAGAAAAGGAAAAAATATTTTTTGGGGACTATTATTTATCCTTGGTGCAGTATTTATTCTTGTAAATAAGTTAGGATATTTTGAAGGAATCAGTATTGTTACAGTAATTTTTACAATTATAATAGCAGGGGCATTGATTGACGGCATTTTTCACAGAAGCTTTGGAGGAATTTTGTTCAGTTTAGCATTCTTATGTATTCTTTATGATGAGCCATTAGGAATTGAAAATCTGACTCCATGGCCTGTATTAGCAGCAGCATTATGTGGAACCATTGGACTTAACATGATTTTTAAGGAAAAAAAAAGAAATTGGAAATGTGAGAAACACTTCGAATGGGACAACGAGACATACAAAGATATTATAGATGAAGAAAGTGATGAATGGGTACGCTGTGAGGTAAGTTTTAGTTCTGCAACCAAGTATATTAATAGCACGAACTTTAAAAAAGCAGATTTAGAGAGTAGTTTTGGTAGCTTAATGGTATATTTTGATAATGCAATCTTAGACGGAGGAAGAGCAGCTGTAAGTGTAGATGTTTCTTTTGGAGATATGAAGTTATATATTCCAAAGTCTTGGAAGGTAGTTATGAATTTGGATAGTTCCTTTGGTGGCTGTAAAGAACATGGAACTTGTTCCATGAGTGATGAAAATGTATTGATGATAAATGGAGATGTGTCCTTTGGAGCACTGGAAATCTATTACATTTAA
- a CDS encoding LytTR family DNA-binding domain-containing protein, translated as MKVRIEIEEELQEEEVVIRCSRMDEQILKIQAAIMEQTRGKQQIALKNGDTEYYLPLEEILFFETENKTVFAHTRDKMLETEYKLYELEELLPGSFMRISKSAIVNLEPIYSITRNLTASSVVEFVHSHKQIYVSRNYYKPLVERLAEKRKKL; from the coding sequence ATGAAAGTCAGAATCGAGATTGAAGAAGAATTGCAGGAAGAAGAGGTTGTAATCCGATGTAGCAGAATGGATGAACAGATTTTAAAAATACAGGCTGCAATCATGGAACAGACCAGAGGAAAACAACAAATAGCTTTGAAAAATGGTGATACCGAATATTATCTGCCTTTAGAAGAAATTCTATTTTTTGAAACGGAAAATAAAACGGTATTTGCCCATACCAGAGACAAGATGCTGGAAACGGAATATAAGTTGTACGAATTAGAAGAATTACTTCCCGGTTCCTTTATGCGAATTTCAAAGTCTGCAATTGTTAATCTTGAACCGATTTATTCTATTACCCGGAATCTGACCGCATCCAGTGTTGTGGAATTTGTGCACAGCCACAAACAGATTTATGTATCCAGAAATTACTATAAACCGCTGGTGGAAAGACTGGCAGAAAAGAGGAAAAAGTTATGA
- a CDS encoding dipicolinate synthase subunit DpsA produces the protein MSISQITILGGDLRQAYAAEYLSLCGYQITCFQTPDFPYNSNIYLGESLKQALDTQVLFLPTPFSQDGVHLFQKNSSSPPITIEKLFQQISQHMIVFHNGIPLPLQEQLKARDCRLYSLSDSSEFTEINARLTAEGLLSEVIRYTPFSLQNTATLLLGYGKCGNAIGPLFSALGTRVYVLEREVAKQLQAEENGLLALSDSEKTTILPHCDLVINTIPQQVLSEQELKLLPGDCHIFDIASAPFGFSADITVTFSLPCFRLPGLPGKFHPKTAGITAGKAIERMIHHDL, from the coding sequence ATGTCAATATCGCAGATTACCATTTTGGGCGGTGACCTTCGTCAAGCCTATGCTGCAGAGTATCTCTCTCTTTGCGGTTATCAGATTACTTGCTTTCAAACACCGGATTTCCCTTATAACAGTAACATATACCTTGGAGAATCTTTGAAACAAGCCCTAGATACCCAGGTTCTCTTCCTGCCCACACCTTTTTCCCAGGATGGCGTTCATCTGTTTCAGAAAAATTCATCCTCTCCCCCTATTACAATCGAAAAATTGTTTCAACAAATTTCCCAGCATATGATCGTTTTTCACAATGGTATCCCTCTCCCCCTTCAGGAACAGTTGAAGGCACGGGACTGTAGACTGTATTCTCTTTCCGACTCCTCAGAATTTACGGAAATAAATGCACGGCTCACTGCAGAAGGACTTCTTTCAGAGGTTATCCGTTACACGCCTTTTTCTCTGCAAAACACCGCTACTTTGTTATTGGGATATGGCAAATGCGGAAACGCCATTGGTCCACTGTTTTCTGCCTTGGGCACGCGTGTTTACGTACTGGAACGTGAAGTCGCAAAACAGCTACAAGCTGAAGAAAATGGGTTATTAGCGCTTTCTGATTCTGAAAAAACTACAATCCTTCCACACTGTGACCTGGTCATCAATACCATCCCGCAACAAGTACTAAGTGAACAGGAATTGAAACTTTTACCCGGAGACTGCCATATCTTCGACATTGCTTCCGCCCCATTCGGCTTCTCTGCAGATATTACTGTTACATTCTCTCTGCCCTGTTTTCGCCTGCCGGGACTTCCCGGAAAGTTCCATCCAAAGACAGCAGGTATTACAGCCGGCAAAGCCATAGAAAGGATGATACATCATGATTTATAA
- a CDS encoding dipicolinate synthase subunit B produces MIYNFQGKSIGIGFTGSFCTYEKVFHALEELKQTGASLLPVFSVHAATLDSRFGTSLEFLERARKLTGKDPITTIPQAEPIGPKGLMDIMVIAPCTGNTLSKLANGISDTPVLMAAKSHLRNNRPLVISLSTNDALGMNLKNIGILLNTKNIYFVPFGQDNFKAKPNSMTAFTELLPETIAHALNHQQIQPVIRSPH; encoded by the coding sequence ATGATTTATAATTTTCAAGGCAAATCCATCGGAATTGGATTTACCGGTTCTTTCTGTACTTACGAAAAAGTTTTTCACGCGTTAGAAGAACTAAAACAAACAGGAGCCAGCCTTCTTCCGGTATTTTCGGTTCATGCTGCTACATTAGATTCACGCTTTGGAACCAGTCTTGAATTTCTGGAGCGCGCACGAAAATTAACAGGAAAAGACCCTATTACTACGATTCCACAAGCAGAACCTATCGGCCCAAAAGGTCTTATGGATATTATGGTCATTGCTCCTTGCACCGGAAACACTCTTTCCAAGTTAGCAAACGGTATCTCCGATACCCCTGTGCTAATGGCCGCCAAATCACACCTTCGAAATAATCGTCCTCTGGTTATCTCTCTTTCCACCAATGACGCTCTGGGCATGAACCTGAAAAATATCGGTATTCTCCTAAATACAAAAAATATCTATTTTGTTCCCTTTGGACAGGACAATTTTAAGGCAAAACCGAACTCCATGACCGCCTTTACGGAACTTCTGCCGGAAACCATTGCACATGCCTTGAATCATCAACAGATTCAGCCCGTTATCCGAAGTCCGCACTAG
- a CDS encoding glycoside hydrolase family 25 protein, protein MRKKYAMLMSGIALFALVTGIFMGKEIFTKEEGEKREETNVSSAEESVKTGGESVEKTEKQKEAGTASPLLIYDIEDGYMQVPYLANVPNHIYDWNNLHEKDGYKYYIDGEGKVSRIGIDVSYFQGDIDWAKVKNSGIDFVMLRLGFRGYSEEGKLVVDEKFHQYIQEAQAAGLDTGVYFFSQAVSEEEAREEADFVYQECKEYELTCPVAFDTEKIKGDAARTDNIKPEELTDITIAFCEKIKEYGYEPMIYANAKWLTTKLQLERLGDYSIWYADYQENPLYPYTFEMWQYTETGQVDGIEGNVDLNIWFPKD, encoded by the coding sequence ATGAGGAAAAAATATGCAATGTTAATGTCCGGAATAGCGTTATTTGCATTGGTAACCGGAATCTTTATGGGGAAGGAAATTTTTACGAAAGAAGAGGGAGAAAAGAGAGAAGAAACAAATGTTTCTTCCGCAGAGGAATCTGTAAAAACAGGTGGAGAATCGGTAGAGAAAACGGAGAAACAGAAAGAGGCAGGAACAGCAAGTCCGTTGTTGATTTATGATATTGAAGATGGCTATATGCAGGTTCCTTATCTTGCAAATGTTCCCAATCATATTTACGATTGGAATAATCTTCATGAAAAGGATGGATACAAATACTATATTGATGGAGAAGGGAAGGTATCACGAATTGGTATAGATGTATCTTATTTTCAGGGTGATATTGATTGGGCAAAAGTAAAAAACTCTGGAATTGATTTTGTTATGCTTCGTTTGGGATTCCGTGGCTACAGTGAAGAAGGAAAACTTGTGGTGGATGAAAAGTTTCACCAGTACATACAGGAAGCACAGGCAGCAGGGCTGGACACGGGCGTTTATTTCTTTTCCCAGGCAGTAAGTGAAGAAGAGGCAAGGGAAGAAGCAGACTTTGTATATCAAGAGTGTAAGGAATATGAGTTGACTTGTCCTGTTGCTTTTGACACGGAAAAAATAAAAGGAGATGCGGCAAGAACGGACAATATAAAGCCGGAGGAGCTTACAGATATTACCATTGCCTTTTGCGAAAAGATTAAGGAATACGGATATGAACCAATGATTTATGCCAATGCAAAATGGCTTACGACTAAATTACAGTTAGAGCGTCTTGGCGATTATTCCATATGGTATGCAGATTATCAGGAAAATCCCCTGTATCCATATACCTTTGAAATGTGGCAGTACACAGAAACAGGGCAGGTAGATGGAATCGAGGGGAATGTAGACCTTAATATCTGGTTTCCCAAAGACTAG